A segment of the Aromatoleum aromaticum EbN1 genome:
GTCGATGAAGCTGCGCGCCGACAGGCGCGGCGACCGCTTCGTGCTCAACGGCGCGAAAATGTGGATCACGAACGGCGGCGACGCCGACACGTTGGTCGTCTATGCGAAGACCGATATCGACGCCGGCCCGCGCGGCATCACCGCCTTCATCGTCGAGAAGGGCATGAAAGGCTTCACGCACGGCACGCACCTCGACAAGCTCGGCATGCGCGGCTCGAACACGTTTCCGCTGTTCTTCGACGACGTCGAAGTGCCGGAGGAGAACGTGCTCGGCGGCGTCGCAAACGTTGGCCAGGGCGTCAAGGTGCTGATGAGCGGCCTCGACTACGAGCGCGCGGTGCTGTGCGGCGGCCCGCTCGGCATCATGGCGGCGTGCATGGACGCGGTCGTGCCGTATCTGCACGAGCGCAAGCAGTTCAACCAGCCGATCGGCGAATTCCAGCTGATGCAGGGCAAGCTCGCCGACATGTATTCGACGTGGATGGCGACGCGCGCCTACGTGTATGCGGTCGGCCAGGCGTGCGACTCATTGACCAAAATGAGCGACCACGCGCGCACGCTCCGGAAGGACGCCGCCGGCGCGATCCTGTATTCGGCCGAGAAGGCGACGTGGATGGCCGGCGAGGCGATCCAGACGCTCGGCGGCGTCGGCTACACGAACGAGTACCCGGTCGGGCGGCTGTGGCGCGACGCGAAGCTCTACGAGATCGGCGCCGGCACGAGCGAGATCCGCCGCATGCTGATCGGCCGCGAGCTGTTCTCGGAGACCGAGTGATGTCCGTCCTCAAATCGAACATCAACAGCCGCAGCGAAGAGTTCCGGGCGAACGCACAGGCGCTGAAGAGCCTCGTCGCCGACCTGCGCGACAAGGCCGCGGAAGTGAGCTTCGGCGGCGGCGCCGCGGCGCGCGACAAGCACACCGCGCGCGGCAAGCTCTTGCCGCGCGACCGCGTCAATCACCTGCTCGACCCGGGCACGCCGTTCCTCGAGATCGGCCAGCTCGCCGCGTACGGCATGTACGACAACGAGGCCGCGTCGGCCGGCGTCGTCGCCGGCATCGGGCGCGTCAAAGGGCTCGAATGCATGATCGTCGCGAACGACGCGACGGTGAAAGGCGGCAGCTACTTTCCGATGACCGTCAAGAAGCATCTGCGCGCGCAGGAGATCGCGCAGATGAACCGCTTGCCGTGCATCTACCTCGTCGACTCCGGCGGCGCGAACCTGCCGACGCAGGACGAGGTGTTCCCCGACCGCGAGCACTTCGGCCGGATCTTCTTCAATCAGGCGAACATGTCCGCGGCGGGCATTCCGCAGATCGCGGTCGTCATGGGTTCATGCACCGCGGGCGGCGCGTATGTGCCGGCGATGAGCGACGAGGCGATCATCGTCAAGAACCAGGGCACGATCTTCCTCGGCGGGCCGCCGCTCGTGAAGGCCGCGACCGGTGAAGTCGTCAGCGCCGAGGACCTCGGCGGCGGCGACGTGCATACGCGGATCTCCGGCGTCGCGGATCACCTCGCCGAGAACGACGCGCACGCGCTGTACATCGCGCGCCGGATCGTCGGCAACCTGAACCGCACGAAGCCGGTCGAGATGAACCTCGGCGCCGGCGACGAGCCGCTGTACGACCCCGAGGAGATCTACGGCATCATCCCGAGCGACACGAGAAAGCCGTACGACGTGCGCGAAGTGATCGCGCGCGTCGTCGATGGCTCGCGCTTCGACGAATTCAAGGCGCGCTACGGCACGACGCTCGTGACCGGCTTCGCGCAGCTCTACGGCTATCCGGTCGGCATCGTCGCGAACAACGGCATCCTGTTCGGCGAGTCGGCGCAGAAAGGCGCGCACTTCGTCGAGCTGTGCGCGCAGCGCGGCATTCCGCTCGTCTTCGTGCAGAACATCACCGGCTTCATGGTCGGCCGCAAGTACGAGAACGCCGGCATCGCGAAGGACGGCGCGAAGATGGTCACCGCGGTCGCGACCGCGCAGGTGCCGAAACTGACGATGATCATCGGCGGCTCGTTCGGCGCCGGCAACTACGGCATGTGCGGCCGCGCGTACTCGCCCCGCTTCCTGTGGATGTGGCCGAACTCGCGCATTTCCGTGATGGGCGGCGAACAGGCGGCGAGCGTGCTCGCGACCGTGCGCCGCGACGGCATCGAGGCGAAGGGCGGCGCGTGGAGCAAGGAAGACGAGGAAGCCTTCCGCGCGCCGATCCGCGAGCAGTACGAAGTGCAGGGCCACCCCTACTACGCGACCGCGCGCCTGTGGGACGACGGCGTCATCGACCCGGCGCAGAGCCGCCGTGTGCTCGGCCTGTCCCTGTCCGCGACGCTGAACGCTCCGATCCCGCAGACGAAGTTCGGCCTGTTCCGGATGTAAGGGGAGGAGACAAGAATGTTCGAAAAAATCCTCATCGCTAACCGCGGTGAAATCGCCTGTCGGGTGATCAAGACCGCGCGCCGCATGGGCATCAAGACCGTCGCGGTGTATTCCGAAGCCGACGCGAGCGCCCGCCACATCCGGCTCGCCGACGAAGCGGTGCTGATCGGTCCCGCCGCGGCGAAGGAAAGCTATCTCGTCATCGAGCGCATCATCGCCGCGGCGAAGCAGACCGGCGCGCAGGCGATCCATCCGGGCTACGGTTTCCTGTCCGAGAACGAGGAGTTCTGCGACGCGTGCGAACGGACCGGCATCGTGTTCATCGGCCCGCCGGTGTCGGCGATCCGCGCGATGGGCTCGAAGTCCGAAGCGAAGAAGCTGATGGAAGAAGCCCGGGTACCGCTGACGCCGGGCTACCACGGCGACAACCAGGAACCGGCTTATCTGCACGAGCAGGCCGACAGGATCGGCTATCCGGTGCTGATCAAGGCGGCAGCGGGCGGCGGTGGCAAGGGCATGCGGCTCGTCGAGAAGTCCGGGGACTTCATCGCCGCGCTCGCGTCGTGCAAGCGCGAAGCCGCGTCGTCGTTCGGCGACGAGCATGTGCTGGTCGAGAAGTACATCACCCGCCCGCGCCATATCGAGATCCAGGTGTTCGGCGACTCGCACGGCAACTGCGTTTATCTCTTCGAGCGCGACTGCTCGGTGCAGCGCCGCCACCAGAAAGTGCTCGAGGAAGCGCCCGCGCCCGGGATGACACCCGAGCGGCGCGCAGCGATGGGCAAGGCCGCGGTCGAGGCGGCGAAGGCGGTCAGCTACGTCGGCGCCGGCACCGTCGAGTTCATCGCCAACCAGGACGGCTCGTTCTACTTCATGGAGATGAACACGCGGCTGCAGGTCGAGCATCCGGTCACCGAGATGATCACCGGCCTCGATCTCGTCGAGTGGCAGCTGCGCGTAGCCAGCGGCGAGCCGCTGCCGCTCACGCAGGAACAGCTCGCGATCCGCGGCCACGCGCTCGAAGCACGAATCTATGCGGAAGACCCGGCCAAGGGCTTCCTGCCTTCGACCGGCAAGCTCGTGCATCTTGCTCCCCCGGCCGAAGGCCTGCACGTGCGCGTCGACACCGGTGTCGAGGAGGGCGACGAGATCAGCCCGTTCTACGATCCGATGATCGCGAAGCTGATCGTCTGGGACGAGACCCGCGAGCAGGCGCTGGCGCGGATGCTGCAAGCGCTCGCGGACTACCGCGTCGTCGGCGTCGCGAACAACATCGAGTTCCTGTCGCGGCTCACCGCGTGTCCGGCGTTCGCCGGCGCTGACCTCGACACCGGGCTGATCGAGCGCGAGAAGGCCTATCTCTTCCCCGAGGGCGAAACGCCGCCGGTCGAGACGTACTTCGTCGCCGCGCTCGCCGAACTGCTGCGTGAGAATGCGCGCGCCGAAGATGAAGCGCGTCGCGGCAGCGATCCGGTGTCGCCGTGGCACATGCGCGACGGCTGGCGCCTGAACTCGACCGCGAATCGCGGGCTGATCTTCCGAGTCGGCGACGCGCAGAAGACGGTGCAGGTCGCCTACCGCGGCGACCGCTACACACTGGCGGTTGACGGCCATTCGGCGGAAGCGCGCGGCCGGGTGAATGCGCACGGCGGGCTGCGCGTCGAGCTCGACGGCACGCGGATGGACGCGACGGTGATTTCCGCCGGCCGCATGCGCCATGTGTTTCTGCATGGCAGGAGCTGGCAGCTCGCGAATGTCGACCCGCTGCATTTTGCCGGCGAAGGGGGCGGTGCCGAAGGCGGACTGCTCGCGCCGATGCCGGGCAAGGTCATCGCGCTGCTTGCCGACGCCGGTGCGAAAGTCGCGAAAGGTGCGCCGCTGCTGATTCTCGAAGCGATGAAGATGGAGCACACGATCAACGCACCGGCTGCGGGCACCGTGAAAGCGTTCCGTTACGCGGTCGGCGACCAGGTCGGTGACGGCGCGGAGCTCGTCGAGTTCGAAGCCGAGAAAGGTTGATTCGAGGGGAGAGACAAATGACGCAGTTGAGCTACGTCCACGGCGCATCCGCCAAAACGCTGATTGGCCAGACGATCGGACGCTTCTTCGACGAAGCCTGCGCACGGCACGCGCAGCGCGAGGCGCTCGTCGTGTGCCACCAGAACGTGCGCCTGACCTATGCCGAACTGAGGCTGAAAGTCGATGCGCTCGCGTGCGCACTGGTGCGCCTCGGGCTCGCGCCGGGTGACCGCGTCGGCATCTGGTCGCAGAACAACCTCGAATGGATACTGACGCAGTTCGCGACGGCGAAAGCCGGCCTCGTGCTCGTCAATATCAACCCCGCTTATCGCCGCAGCGAGCTCGAATATGCGGTGAACAAGGTCGGCTGCCGGGCGCTGGTGCTGTCGCCGTCGTTCAAGGGCAGTGACTACCTCGCGATGCTCTCCGATCTCGCACCGGAGCTTGCCGACTGCGAGCCGGGCGCCCTCGAAGCTGCGCGGATGCCGTCGCTGAACTGGGTCATCCGCATGGGCGCGGAGAAGAGCGCCGGGATGCTGAATTTCGATGACCTGCTCGCGCCGCCGTCGCGCGACGAGCTCGTCGAGCTCGCGATACGCGGCGAGAAGCTGCAGTTCGATGACCCGATCAACATCCAGTTCACTTCGGGCACGACCGGCCAGCCGAAAGGCGCGACACTGTCGCACCACAACATCCTCAACAACGGCTTTTTCGTCGGCGAGGCGATCCGGCTCGTTGAAGGCGACCGCGTCTGCATCCCGGTGCCGCTGTACCACTGCTTCGGCATGGTGATGGGCAACCTCGGCTGCGTGACGCACGGCGCGACGATGGTCTATCCGGCCGAAGCGTTCGAGCCGGTCGCGGTGCTCGAGACGCTCGCGGAGGAGCGCTGCACCGCCGCGTACGGCGTGCCGACGATGTTCATCGCGATGCTCGACCACCCGCGCTTCGGTGACTTCGACCTGTCGCGCCTGCGCACCGGCATCATGGCCGGCAGCCCGTGCCCGATCGAAGTGATGAAGCGCGTCATCGACAGGATGAACATGCGCGAAGTGACGATCGCGTACGGCATGACCGAGACGTCGCCGGTGAGCTTCCAGAGCGGCACCGGCGATCCGGTCGAGCGGCGCGTGTCGACGGTCGGCCGCGTCCAGCCGCATCTCGAGGTCAAGATCGTCGACAACGACGGACGCATCGTGCCGCGGGGCGTCGCCGGAGAACTGTGCACGCGCGGCTACTCCGTGATGCTCGGCTACTGGAATGACGTCGACCGGACGCGCGACGCAATCGACGCGGCCGGCTGGATGCACACCGGGGACCTCGCGACGATCGACGACGAGGGATACTGCAACATCGTCGGCCGCATCAAGGACATGGTGATCCGCGGCGGCGAGAAC
Coding sequences within it:
- a CDS encoding isovaleryl-CoA dehydrogenase — its product is MNIPSLNFNLGETIEMLRDTVQSFAADQIAPRAAEVDRTNEFPADLWKKLGELGLHGMTVEEEYGGTNIGYLAHIIALEEVSRASASVGLSYGAHSNLCVNQIRRNGNAAQKKKYLPKLISGEHVGALAMSEPNAGSDVVSMKLRADRRGDRFVLNGAKMWITNGGDADTLVVYAKTDIDAGPRGITAFIVEKGMKGFTHGTHLDKLGMRGSNTFPLFFDDVEVPEENVLGGVANVGQGVKVLMSGLDYERAVLCGGPLGIMAACMDAVVPYLHERKQFNQPIGEFQLMQGKLADMYSTWMATRAYVYAVGQACDSLTKMSDHARTLRKDAAGAILYSAEKATWMAGEAIQTLGGVGYTNEYPVGRLWRDAKLYEIGAGTSEIRRMLIGRELFSETE
- a CDS encoding carboxyl transferase domain-containing protein — protein: MSVLKSNINSRSEEFRANAQALKSLVADLRDKAAEVSFGGGAAARDKHTARGKLLPRDRVNHLLDPGTPFLEIGQLAAYGMYDNEAASAGVVAGIGRVKGLECMIVANDATVKGGSYFPMTVKKHLRAQEIAQMNRLPCIYLVDSGGANLPTQDEVFPDREHFGRIFFNQANMSAAGIPQIAVVMGSCTAGGAYVPAMSDEAIIVKNQGTIFLGGPPLVKAATGEVVSAEDLGGGDVHTRISGVADHLAENDAHALYIARRIVGNLNRTKPVEMNLGAGDEPLYDPEEIYGIIPSDTRKPYDVREVIARVVDGSRFDEFKARYGTTLVTGFAQLYGYPVGIVANNGILFGESAQKGAHFVELCAQRGIPLVFVQNITGFMVGRKYENAGIAKDGAKMVTAVATAQVPKLTMIIGGSFGAGNYGMCGRAYSPRFLWMWPNSRISVMGGEQAASVLATVRRDGIEAKGGAWSKEDEEAFRAPIREQYEVQGHPYYATARLWDDGVIDPAQSRRVLGLSLSATLNAPIPQTKFGLFRM
- a CDS encoding acetyl/propionyl/methylcrotonyl-CoA carboxylase subunit alpha is translated as MFEKILIANRGEIACRVIKTARRMGIKTVAVYSEADASARHIRLADEAVLIGPAAAKESYLVIERIIAAAKQTGAQAIHPGYGFLSENEEFCDACERTGIVFIGPPVSAIRAMGSKSEAKKLMEEARVPLTPGYHGDNQEPAYLHEQADRIGYPVLIKAAAGGGGKGMRLVEKSGDFIAALASCKREAASSFGDEHVLVEKYITRPRHIEIQVFGDSHGNCVYLFERDCSVQRRHQKVLEEAPAPGMTPERRAAMGKAAVEAAKAVSYVGAGTVEFIANQDGSFYFMEMNTRLQVEHPVTEMITGLDLVEWQLRVASGEPLPLTQEQLAIRGHALEARIYAEDPAKGFLPSTGKLVHLAPPAEGLHVRVDTGVEEGDEISPFYDPMIAKLIVWDETREQALARMLQALADYRVVGVANNIEFLSRLTACPAFAGADLDTGLIEREKAYLFPEGETPPVETYFVAALAELLRENARAEDEARRGSDPVSPWHMRDGWRLNSTANRGLIFRVGDAQKTVQVAYRGDRYTLAVDGHSAEARGRVNAHGGLRVELDGTRMDATVISAGRMRHVFLHGRSWQLANVDPLHFAGEGGGAEGGLLAPMPGKVIALLADAGAKVAKGAPLLILEAMKMEHTINAPAAGTVKAFRYAVGDQVGDGAELVEFEAEKG
- a CDS encoding AMP-binding protein — translated: MTQLSYVHGASAKTLIGQTIGRFFDEACARHAQREALVVCHQNVRLTYAELRLKVDALACALVRLGLAPGDRVGIWSQNNLEWILTQFATAKAGLVLVNINPAYRRSELEYAVNKVGCRALVLSPSFKGSDYLAMLSDLAPELADCEPGALEAARMPSLNWVIRMGAEKSAGMLNFDDLLAPPSRDELVELAIRGEKLQFDDPINIQFTSGTTGQPKGATLSHHNILNNGFFVGEAIRLVEGDRVCIPVPLYHCFGMVMGNLGCVTHGATMVYPAEAFEPVAVLETLAEERCTAAYGVPTMFIAMLDHPRFGDFDLSRLRTGIMAGSPCPIEVMKRVIDRMNMREVTIAYGMTETSPVSFQSGTGDPVERRVSTVGRVQPHLEVKIVDNDGRIVPRGVAGELCTRGYSVMLGYWNDVDRTRDAIDAAGWMHTGDLATIDDEGYCNIVGRIKDMVIRGGENLYPREIEEFLYRHPKILDVQVVGVPDQKYGEELCAWIIVREGEALSADEVRAFCQGQIAHHKVPRYIKFVDSFPMTVTGKIQKFQIREQMKRELGLDEARTA